The sequence below is a genomic window from Penaeus monodon isolate SGIC_2016 chromosome 14, NSTDA_Pmon_1, whole genome shotgun sequence.
tatcTTACAAAGTGTTGACTAGCATACGACTAAGATTTCCTTTTTTCACGGGTGTTGATAACCTCCTTTCCagtttccattccccctttcccccccttcaggTTTGCTTAAATGATAGGTTTTATTATTGCTCGTgaagttttttatttatagtatgtaCAAGAACTGTGCTATTACAGGTATAAagttgtaaatataaaaatgcatatgatACAGCATAGaagcgtttctctctctttctcactcctcactctcacacacacacacacacacacatacacacacacacacacacacacacacacacacacacacacacacacacacacacacacacacacacacacacactgcccccTTGActccttatattataatattctctcACACTCCTCCATTACAAAAAAAGCAAGTGATATGAAATTTACAGTAAATGATTTGCGAATGGAGATGACGGCGATGATTTCAAAACTCGAGATGACTAGTGAGGTAAATCAGGCGCAAGGCTAATGGGTTGTCAACAGCGGTCCAAGCCGCGCGTGCCTGCCAGCGTCATGCACGGCAGGTTCACTCTCGCCATGACGCCTGGTTCCTGCCCGAGACGATTCTGTTGTGGTCGGGGTGGAGGAAGGCGTAGTAACCGATCAGGCTGCAGAGGCCGATCATCCACAGGGCCTCCACGCTGAAGACCATCGTCACTAGGAACCACAGCTGGTACGCCTGCCGCATCTGCAACGCGACGGAGGGGATGGATGAGTCGGTGTTCGCGGAGAAGTGAGTTTTGCGGCGTGAGGACCGGTTGCATGGGAGAAGTTTTGGGTGGTTTTTATGGGGGGATAGTTTAAAGGCGGCGATTAGTTGACATTAGAGATGATTACGCCTAGTTTCGTCTTTATGGAATTGGGGTTTTATTACTTATTACACGAACGCGCGGGTGACGGGAAAGACAGTGCGAACTCACCTCCACATACCAGACGGCGATCATGGTGGTGTTCTCGGCGAAACTGATGGTGTAGAAGAAGGTCATCCTCTTGCGGGACGGCGTGTCCTTCAGGTTAATGTAGCAGAAGATGTGCACGATCCCCATGACGCCGTTGTAGAGCAGCTCCAGCACGGGCCGCCGCGAGCCTTCGTCGTTAGAGCAGAAGGTCGTGTtctgacggagggagagagagaaaagaaaaggcggGTGGCAGGAGGCGCTCGTGGGAAGAGGACCCTGGCTTTTGAGGGATTggggatgatattttttttttttttttttttttttttggggggggggagggggggggattaaggagTTTTCAACCACGAGAAGTATTGGGGGGAATTTTCTACCACGGTAAAAGATGTGGGAGAATTTCTTTCAAGCGTGGGGAACAGGTAGGGCTTCAACCCCGCTTAGAGACCGGGAGATTGCGAGGCCTTACCTGAGCGTGTATCCAGACGGTCATGATGACCCAGTGCACGAAGAGCACGATGCCGGCGATGAGGGCGAACGGGATGAAGACCCTGCCGTCGCTGGTCATGCGAGGGAAGAACACGCTGTGGTTGTTTTCTTCCTCGGGAGGCTGCGGGcagagcgggggagaggagagaggagttccGTCTTTTTATTCTCGGATTTCTTAAGTCATTCATGGTGCACGGTTAGCATGGGAACGAGACTCACGATGATGGAGGCAAAGGTGGCGATGGCGATGACCCTGGAGGCGACCATGCCGGAGCGCCAGAAGAGGCAGGTGGTGGTGCCGCCGCAGGACAGCTGCTCCTTGTTGGGCACGGAGCGGCGGAGCTCATCCTGGTAGGACACCAGCGACCACGAGATGGCCATCACGCCCACCAGCACCTTCCACACCTGCACCGCGATGGCTGAGAGGGCGTGGGGCGTCGTTAGGCACGTCGGGATTGGGTGTTCAACGGGCGAGATAGTGGTAAACCACTATCTCGAGTACGTTAGATTTTGGATAAAATTCAGATTAAGAACTACGGGAGGAGCAGTTTTAGTCAAGTCAGCACTTACTGAAGGTGTTGTTTGTATCGGTGCCCGTGATGATCTCGGGACTGCGGTAGAGGAGGAAGATCTGGAAGACCAGCTGCGGCGCGTCCTGCAGGAAGCTGTGCATCATGTCCAGCATCGCCGTGTCCCGAGAAATGAcctgcgaggggaaggggagcgggtCTGTTGCCGTCATTATAGACTTGCGTAGTCTGCACACCCAGTGAATGAAtacgtatgtctctctctctctctctctctctctctctctctctctctctctctctctctctctctctctctctctctctctcttctctttctctttctctttctctttctctttctctttctctttctctttctctctctctctctctctcttctctctctctctctctctctctctctctctctctctctctctctctctctctctctctctctctctctc
It includes:
- the LOC119580798 gene encoding XK-related protein 7-like isoform X1, which codes for MRWRWWDASDRAPVPADLYPCALTGTQKAPLHCARATTVLASPHGHPPPLYKMLRDPPVHVNASFGLMGAVGVAVNIVLFVVDIVSDALLAYVLWRQAVDATDEAASEEAMTWFIITLCIIVIPMVILNLFSLLWYYQNKLCLGDYCVLHKMSRGQATVRVILHLLLLGPLIRYLDIMRYGLKMQREVREVEMGEHGAVMRRTPKGEVHAVLQMVISRDTAMLDMMHSFLQDAPQLVFQIFLLYRSPEIITGTDTNNTFTIAVQVWKVLVGVMAISWSLVSYQDELRRSVPNKEQLSCGGTTTCLFWRSGMVASRVIAIATFASIIPPEEENNHSVFFPRMTSDGRVFIPFALIAGIVLFVHWVIMTVWIHAQNTTFCSNDEGSRRPVLELLYNGVMGIVHIFCYINLKDTPSRKRMTFFYTISFAENTTMIAVWYVEMRQAYQLWFLVTMVFSVEALWMIGLCSLIGYYAFLHPDHNRIVSGRNQASWRE
- the LOC119580798 gene encoding XK-related protein 7-like isoform X2, encoding MPLRRTVVYLWMSSSSLDLAEDPRATALRKKSVSFPKMLRDPPVHVNASFGLMGAVGVAVNIVLFVVDIVSDALLAYVLWRQAVDATDEAASEEAMTWFIITLCIIVIPMVILNLFSLLWYYQNKLCLGDYCVLHKMSRGQATVRVILHLLLLGPLIRYLDIMRYGLKMQREVREVEMGEHGAVMRRTPKGEVHAVLQMVISRDTAMLDMMHSFLQDAPQLVFQIFLLYRSPEIITGTDTNNTFTIAVQVWKVLVGVMAISWSLVSYQDELRRSVPNKEQLSCGGTTTCLFWRSGMVASRVIAIATFASIIPPEEENNHSVFFPRMTSDGRVFIPFALIAGIVLFVHWVIMTVWIHAQNTTFCSNDEGSRRPVLELLYNGVMGIVHIFCYINLKDTPSRKRMTFFYTISFAENTTMIAVWYVEMRQAYQLWFLVTMVFSVEALWMIGLCSLIGYYAFLHPDHNRIVSGRNQASWRE
- the LOC119580798 gene encoding XK-related protein 7-like isoform X4 codes for the protein MLRDPPVHVNASFGLMGAVGVAVNIVLFVVDIVSDALLAYVLWRQAVDATDEAASEEAMTWFIITLCIIVIPMVILNLFSLLWYYQNKLCLGDYCVLHKMSRGQATVRVILHLLLLGPLIRYLDIMRYGLKMQREVREVEMGEHGAVMRRTPKGEVHAVLQMVISRDTAMLDMMHSFLQDAPQLVFQIFLLYRSPEIITGTDTNNTFTIAVQVWKVLVGVMAISWSLVSYQDELRRSVPNKEQLSCGGTTTCLFWRSGMVASRVIAIATFASIIPPEEENNHSVFFPRMTSDGRVFIPFALIAGIVLFVHWVIMTVWIHAQNTTFCSNDEGSRRPVLELLYNGVMGIVHIFCYINLKDTPSRKRMTFFYTISFAENTTMIAVWYVEMRQAYQLWFLVTMVFSVEALWMIGLCSLIGYYAFLHPDHNRIVSGRNQASWRE
- the LOC119580798 gene encoding XK-related protein 7-like isoform X3, with the protein product MEGASEAGSLLRPEMLRDPPVHVNASFGLMGAVGVAVNIVLFVVDIVSDALLAYVLWRQAVDATDEAASEEAMTWFIITLCIIVIPMVILNLFSLLWYYQNKLCLGDYCVLHKMSRGQATVRVILHLLLLGPLIRYLDIMRYGLKMQREVREVEMGEHGAVMRRTPKGEVHAVLQMVISRDTAMLDMMHSFLQDAPQLVFQIFLLYRSPEIITGTDTNNTFTIAVQVWKVLVGVMAISWSLVSYQDELRRSVPNKEQLSCGGTTTCLFWRSGMVASRVIAIATFASIIPPEEENNHSVFFPRMTSDGRVFIPFALIAGIVLFVHWVIMTVWIHAQNTTFCSNDEGSRRPVLELLYNGVMGIVHIFCYINLKDTPSRKRMTFFYTISFAENTTMIAVWYVEMRQAYQLWFLVTMVFSVEALWMIGLCSLIGYYAFLHPDHNRIVSGRNQASWRE